In one window of Aphidius gifuensis isolate YNYX2018 linkage group LG4, ASM1490517v1, whole genome shotgun sequence DNA:
- the LOC122855985 gene encoding programmed cell death protein 2-like — MACKSKSKVYLGYEDGFVTDKYRSSVTFKTNKIGGKPNLSSKNVSLPSPICKLCGLHQLLAVQIYAPLDNSMYHRNLYVFACINPSCWNQHESWTCLRVQSLEDKLINKTGTISPSFTTSLSSATTWLSSADDWDIDENTSDDNTSNNINTNNNTNNNNNNNINNETINLDTKSCDNNNIAEDELTDDLTNMCFNDDSNTNSVTSIESPVCDGPVKCIKSLEASAEIEYEESETVFIDTPTQPQCNLIDLMQQVSTNVFKHHGSKSHTDLTFNEIFMIVDEEQVEEEEELSNNISQHVHDLIRKYQHVDQELNMKSSSQSSMGFEIKHSEKYEKSIPKHGDEMFHNFVERIKMNPGQLLRYCRDDSAPLLLSQLPMPIGSCKYCGHDRIFELQILPTIIPKLKLKNHNDFQLEFGTVLILTCSKSCWSLGDKYKEELVFLQAEKL, encoded by the exons atggcTTGTAAATCTAAATCCAAAGTTTATCTTGGCTATGAAGATGGTTTTGTTACTGACAAATATCGTTCATCAGTtacatttaaaacaaataaaattggtgGAAAACCA aATTTATCCAGTAAAAATGTTTCTCTTCCATCACCAATCTGTAAACTCTGTGGTTTACATCAATTACTAGCTGTCCAAATATATGCTCCACTTGATAATTCAATGTATCACAGAAATCTTTATGTATTTGCTTGTATCAATCCAAGTTGTTGGAATCAACATGAGAGTTGGACCTGTTTAAGAGTACAATCATTggaagataaattaattaataaaactggCACAATATCACCAAGTTTTacaacatcattatcatcagcaACAACATGGCTATCATCAGCTGATGATTgggatattgatgaaaatacatCAGATGACAATACcagcaacaacatcaacaccaacaacaacaccaataataataataataataatatcaataatgaaacaataaatttagataCAAAATcatgtgataataataatattgctgaGGATGAATTAACTGATGATTTAACAAACATGTGTTTCAATGATGATTCAAATACAAATAGTGTAACAAGTATAGAATCACCAGTTTGTGATGGACCTGTTAAATGTATTAAGTCACTTGAAGCATCAGCTGAAATTGAATATGAAGAGAGTGAaactgtttttattgatacaCCAACACAACcacaatgtaatttaattgatcTTATGCAACAAGTTAGTACAAATGTATTTAAACATCATGGGAGTAAATCACACACTGATCTTAcattcaatgaaatatttatgattgttGATGAAGAACAagtagaagaagaagaagaattgtcaaataatatatcacaACATGTTCATGATTTAATTCGTAAATATCAACATGTTGATCAAGAGCTAAATATGAAATCATCTTCACAATCTTCCATGGGATTTGAAATTAAACAttcagaaaaatatgaaaaaagtatACCAAAGCATGGTGATGAAATGTttcataattttgttgaaCGTATTAAAATGAATCCTGGACAATTACtgag ATACTGTCGAGATGATTCAGCTCCTCTACTGTTGAGTCAACTTCCCATGCCAATTGGATCATGTAAATATTGTGGTCATGATAGAATATTTGAACTTCAAATACTTCCAACAATTAttccaaaattaaaattaaaaaatcataatgattTTCAATTAGAATTTGGCACTGTTCTTATATTGACATGTTCAAAAAGTTGTTGGTCACTTGGTGATAAATACAAAGAAGAATTAGTATTTCTTCaagctgaaaaattataa